In Onthophagus taurus isolate NC chromosome 6, IU_Otau_3.0, whole genome shotgun sequence, a genomic segment contains:
- the LOC139430112 gene encoding uncharacterized protein yields the protein MANGNVDFIKNILFTDESTFPLHGRHNPSVARYWSRDNEHKVYAARTQYPQKLNVWAGLVGDHIIGPFFIEGNSNGHKYLNILQNDVIPSLQQLDNVQFGSIWFQQDGCPAHNSRQVKEYLNAQFPNRVISICGTLTWPPRSPDLAPNDFFLWRYLKSKIYGFDEERTTNLDDLQTKIRNCIQDISPDILANVRRTFYDRLGYCLAQNGGLFEHLI from the coding sequence ATGGCCAACggaaatgttgattttataaaaaacattttatttaccgATGAATCTACATTTCCTTTGCATGGTCGGCATAATCCCAGCGTTGCTCGATATTGGAGTCGTGACAATGAACACAAAGTTTATGCGGCTCGTACACAATatccccaaaaattaaatgtttgggCTGGCTTAGTAGGTGACCATATTATCGGTCCTTTTTTCATAGAAGGAAATTCAAATGGTCATaagtatttaaacattttgcaaaatgacGTAATCCCATCGCTTCAACAATTAGACAATGTTCAATTTGGAAGTATctggttccaacaagatggttgcccgGCTCACAACAGCCGGCAAGTTAAAGAGTATCTTAACGCACAATTTCCAAATCGTGTAATATCTATTTGCGGAACGTTAACTTGGCCGCCTAGATCACCAGATTTAGCCcccaatgatttttttctatggagatatttaaaatcgaaaatttatggttttgatGAAGAAAGGACAACCAATCTGGATgacttacaaacaaaaattcgcAATTGTATACAGGATATTAGTCCCGATATACTAGCGAATGTAAGGCGAACTTTTTACGATAGATTGGGCTATTGTTTAGCACAGAATGGTGGTTTATTTGAACacctaatataa
- the LOC111415546 gene encoding phospholipid-transporting ATPase ABCA3-like: MGRYLQKFLLLFWKNSLLQWREPKDTLCDILSPILFAAFVILLRVLIIPVKHDAIEFTEFSPVIILPVNAPEKISASIFSIFWSPCGNGELNSIMTAIGKKYSPLSQLCVDNSGELERTLELYRPVVFAAVQFDDLLNGKDVITEKMEIIIRFPGELRTNGSNATNTNEWFTHLTFSQHKMPGPRDFANNFGAIPNYYFEGFLSLQHDISMEIISTHMKREKVSDRNLPTIFMQRYPHPAWIHDPMFESIKGICIIFIVLAFANVCSHMVTVLTTEKETQVKEAMKIMGLPNWLHWMAWSFNMLILLIISIALIVVIWKVSWRSDSGFSVITFSDASVLFVLLLCFICSLIAFCFLMSVFCKKATTATALASTVYLLTLAPYYLVEMYFDISNLFIKLIAMLGCGSALGYGILLFRIFEGLGTGLQWNSLFCAVSANDSLTLGHVIIMLIIDTIIYFLIAVYVESVFPGEYGVGQRWYYPCTASYCCGQTYADHEDQADRIDGTDTYENEPINLKPGVKIKHLRKVYKNNNVAISDLSLNMYENQITILVGHNGAGKTTALSMLTGMITPTSGTAVINGHDIRTNMNNIRESMGYCPQKNIFFNELTVREHFYFFLKAKGIVNKQEVENEIKKYINLLELTAKTNAKSKTLSGGMKRKLCVGIALCGNSKVCVFDEPTAGMDPAARRSVWDLLHQQKSERTILLSTHFMDEADVLGDRIAIMAGGQLQCCGTSFFLKKKYGAGYYLVMEKKPKCDVNAVTKLLKKYIPTTKVETDVGSELTYLLPKEYSSVFQGMLRDFENQADKLGIVTFGVSLTSMEEVFMKTGIEHKLQEDTTENINDDTDEMKQTSNTTGDVSDIHMVTGFRLKINQTRAMIMKKFYATCRAWFMFILQYFILLAPFVIYIVTTVSKASYLHPARLDLSLDAYDNSTTPVATKDINDPFYKRYKNILEKEGRHILDWGEENFNANLLKLASYTIGETIITTIRVQYIIGAIFQGDKIIVLFNNQPYHSPPLALQYIVNSILQDVMNSDKYNIRISNHPIPYNPLTQSERLRSVNSIGSQLAYILGFSLALSIPFYIFFYIRERVSKFKHLQFVCGTSIIIYWATAYVWDLLTFLFACICLIGVLAYLQEPGYATFKELGRLFLLLICFGLAVLPLTYLLSLLFNTSSVGYSYAVFLYLLTGYLAALIMQMVMMHYEEKVQNLHWILLFLPTYGIISGINDMHSKYSINAVCTRWDEMKKGLSCSIAPNMCCDNDEHYLGWDKKGIGRHLTYLSITAIVLIFILMLIEYKLFQKLSSKVNKSWTRILQSDEAEDADVLEERRKVRNGEIDKQDYSVVLKDVSKCYGRIFVVNQLCLGIKGGECFGLLGVNGAGKTTTFKMMTGDIPITHGDAWIYGENVKINMKKVQKHIGYCPQFDALLENFTGKQTLIIYCLLRGITFKDSKNVIENLAKDYDFYKHLNKQIREYSGGNKRKLSAAIALIGNPPIVFLDEPTTGMDPATRRNVWNALCRTRDGGNCLILTTHSMEECEALCTRLAIMVNGSFKCLGTSQHLKNKFSQGYTLIIKVQKTDATVELKETEMRRVGEFVKSNFPSAVLSESHQELMTYYIPDTKGLKWSEMFGKMEKAKESLNISDYTLGQSSLEQVFLSFTKFQRQE, translated from the exons atgggtAGATATTTGCAgaaatttcttttacttttttggAAGAATAGTCTCTTACAATGGAGAGAACCGAAGGACACACTTTGCGATATCTTAAGTCCCATTCTATTCGCTGCTTTCGTAATATTGCTACGAGTACTTATTATTCCAGTAAAACATGATGCGATAGAATTTACGGAGTTCTCGCCAGTTATAATTCTCCCGGTTAATGCACCAGAAAAGATAAG tgcTTCTATTTTCTCTATTTTCTGGTCACCATGTGGAAATGGCGAATTAAATAGTATTATGACTGCTATCGGTAAGAAATATTCCCCACTGTCTCAATTGTGCGTTGATAACTCCGGTGAATTAGAACGAACATTAGAACTGTATAGACCAGTTGTATTTGCAGCTGTTCAGTTTGATGACCTGCTAAATGGAAAGGATGTTATTACggaaaaaatggaaattattaTAAG ATTTCCAGGAGAATTACGAACCAACGGAAGTAACGCTACAAACACAAACGAATGGTTCAcacatttaacattttcgcaaCACAAAATGCCTGGGCCCAGAGACTTTGCAAATAACTTTGGTGCAATACCGA ATTACTACTTCGAAGGTTTTTTAAGCTTACAACACGACATTTCTATGGAAATTATTAGCACGCACATGAAACGAGAAAAAGTCAGCGATCGTAATCttccaacaatttttatgcaaaGGTATCCACACCCTGCGTGGATCCACGATCCAATGTTCGAAAGTATAAAAGGGatctgtattatttttattgttctgGCTTTCGCGAATGTTTGTAGTCATATGGTGACTGTACTTACTACTGAAAAAGAAACACAGGTAAAGGAAGCAATGAAAATCATGGGATTACCAAATTGGTTACATTGGATGGCATGGTCCTTCAACATGCTTATCTTACTTATTATTTCTATTGCTTTAATAGTGGTAATATGGAAGGTTTCTTGGAGAAGCGATTCTGGTTTTAGCGTCATTACATTCAGCGATGCATCAGTACTGTTTGTGTTGCTCTTATGTTTTATTTGCTCTCTTATAGCATTCTGTTTTTTAATGAgtgttttttgtaaaaaag ctACTACTGCAACTGCTCTTGCTTCAACGGTCTACTTATTAACTTTAGCACCATACTATTTGGTTGAAATGTACTTCGatatttcgaatttatttataaaacttataGCTATGCTTGGATGTGGCAGCGCATTAGGTTACGGTATTCTATTATTTAGAATCTTTGAAGGATTAGGAACAg GATTACAATGGAATTCTCTTTTCTGTGCAGTTAGTGCAAATGATTCATTAACATTAGGTcatgttattattatgttgaTAATAGATACAATAATCTACTTTTTAATTGCTGTCTATGTCGAATCAGTTTTTCCTGGAGAATATGGGGTAGGTCAACGTTGGTATTATCCGTGTACAGCTTCTTATTGCTGTGGTCAAACTTACGCAG atCATGAAGATCAAGCGGATAGAATAGATGGAACGGATACTTACGAAAATGAaccgattaatttaaaacccggcgttaaaattaaacatttaagaaaggtgtataaaaataataacgtgGCGATCAGCGATTTATCTCTGAATATGTATGAAAATCAAATTACGATTTTAGTTGGTCATAACGGTGCTGGAAAAACAACAGCTTTGTCGATGTTAACCGGGATGATAACTCCAACTTCTGGTACTGCGGTAATAAACGGTCATGATATAAGAACTAATATGAATAATATTCGTGAAAGTATGGGATATTGTCCgcaaaagaatattttttttaatgagttAACTGTGAgagaacatttttatttcttccttAAGGCGAAAGGAATAGTGAATAAGCAAGAAGtcgaaaatgaaattaaaaagtatattaaTCTTTTGGAATTAACTGCGAAG ACTAATGCAAAATCAAAAACGTTATCTGGAGGAATGAAAAGAAAACTGTGTGTTGGAATTGCATTATGTGGTAACTCAAAGGTGTGTGTGTTCGATGAACCAACAGCTGGTATGGATCCAGCTGCCAGAAGATCCGTGTGGGATCTCTTGCATCAACAAAAAAGCGAAAGAACTATTTTATTAAGTACACATTTTATGGACGAAGCTGACGTATTGGGTGATAGAATTGCAATCATGGCAGGTGGTCAATTACAATGCTGCGGAACAAGCTTctttctcaaaaaaaaatacggtGCTGGTTATTATCTGGTGATGGAAAAGAAGCCAAAATGCGATGTAAACGCGGTGACCAAActtctaaaaaaatacattccaACTACTAAAGTAGAAACCGATGTTGGGTCAGAATTAACGTATCTTTTACCTAAAGAATACTCCTCAGTCTTTCAAGGAATGTTACGCGACTTCGAAAATCAAGCCGATAAACTTGGAATTGTTACGTTTGGTGTATCATTAACATCGATGGAAGAAGTATTTATGAA aACTGGTATCGAGCATAAACTTCAAGAAGATACAAccgaaaatattaatgacgatACTGATGAAATGAAACAGACCTCGAATACCACCG gggATGTAAGTGATATACACATGGTAACTGGgtttcgattaaaaataaatcaaacgaGAGCtatgataatgaagaaattttaCGCAACATGTAGAGCTTGGTTTATGTTTAtacttcaatattttattctgTTAGCTCCCTTCGTAATTTATATTGTAACAACGGTAAGTAAGGCTAGCTATCTACATCCAGCAAGATTAGACTTATCATTAGATGCGTATGATAATTCTACAACTCCTGTTGCTACTAAGGATATAAATGACCCCTTTtacaaaagatataaaaatattttggagaaagaGGGCCGACACATACTAGATTGGGGCGAAGAAAATTTCAATGCAAACTTATTAAAACTGGCGAgttatactatt ggGGAGACGATAATTACAACCATAAGAGTGCAGTATATCATAGGAGCCATTTTTCAGGGTGATAAAATTATAGTCCTTTTTAATAATCAGCCATATCATTCACCTCCACTTGCTTTACAATACATTGTGAACTCAATTTTACAGGACGTTATGAATTCGGATAAATACAATATTAGGATCAGTAATCATCCTATTCCATATAATCCTTTAACTCAG AGTGAACGGTTGCGTAGTGTAAATTCAATCGGCTCCCAGTTGGCTTATATTCTTGGCTTCAGTTTGGCTTTATCAATAccattttacatatttttctaCATAAGAGAacgtgtttcaaaatttaaacatctCCAATTTGTTTGTGGTACAAGTATAATCATATATTGGGCAACAGCGTACGTCTGGGACCTTTTAACGTTTTTGTTTGCTTGTATCTGTTTGATTGGAGTGTTGGCATATTTACAAGAACCCGGGTATGCTACATTTAAAGAATTAG ggagactgtttttacttttaatatgttttggTTTGGCGGTGCTACCGCTAACTTATTTGTTGTCGTTACTATTTAACACTTCTTCAGTGGGATATAGTTATGCAGTTTTCCTTTACTTATTGACGG GTTATCTCGCAGCATTGATTATGCAGATGGTGATGATGCATTATGAGGAGAAAGTTCAAAATTTGCATTGGATTTTACTTTTTCTACCTACTTACGGTATTATAAGTGGTATTAATGATATGCATAGCAAATATTCCATTAATGCAGTTTGTACTCGATGGGATGAGATGAAGAAAGGTTTGAGTTGTAGTATTGCTCCGAATATGTGTTGtg ataatgACGAACACTATTTGGGATGGGATAAAAAAGGAATTGGAAGGCACCTTACTTACTTATCAATAACAGCAATTGttctaatttttatattgatgttaattgaatataaattatttcaaaaattatcaagtAAGGTGAATAAAAGTTGGACACGAATTCTTCAGTCTGATGAGGCAGAGGACGCTGATGTTTTAGAAGAAAGGAGAAAAGTAAGAAATGGGGAGATTGATAAGCAGGATTACAgcgttgttttaaaagatgtttCAAAATGCTACGGACggatttttgttgttaaccagCTGTGTTTGGGTATTAAAGGAGGTGAATGTTTTGGGTTACTCGGAGTTAACGGTGCTGGTAAAACAACTACGTTTAAAATGATGACCGGTGATATTCCAATAACTCACGGAGATGCTTGGATTTATGGggaaaacgttaaaatcaATATGAAAAAGGTTCAGAAACATATTGGGTACTGTCCCCAATTTGAtgctttattagaaaatttcaCGGGCAAGCAAACTCTTATTATATACTGTTTATTGAGAGGAATCACCTTTAAAgacagcaaaaatgttatagaaaacTTAGCTAAAGActacgatttttataaacaccTCAATAAGCAAATCCGAGAATATAGCGgtggtaataaaagaaaattaagcgCGGCCATTGCTTTGATAGGAAATCCTCCGATTGTATTTTTGGACGAACCAACCACTGGTATGGATCCTGCAACAAGACGCAACGTCTGGAACGCACTATGTCGTACCCGAGATGGTGGAAATTGCTTAATATTAACCACACATAGCATGGAAGAGTGTGAAGCTTTATGCACAAGATTGGCCATTATGGTAAACGGATCGTTTAAATGTCTTGGTACCAGTCAacatttaaagaataaattttcgCAAGGTTacactttaattataaaggttCAAAAGACCGATGCGACAGTTGAGCTCAAAGAGACAGAAATGCGGCGGGTGGGGGAGTTTGTAAAGAGCAATTTTCCTTCGGCCGTTTTAAGTGAAAGTCATCAAGAGTTAATGACTTATTACATCCCTGATACGAAAGGTTTAAAGTGGTCGGAAATGTTTGGAAAAATGGAGAAAGCAAAGGAATCATTGAATATTTCGGACTACACTTTAGGTCAATCGAGTTTAGAACAA gtgTTTTTATCTTTCACGAAATTCCAACGTCAAGAGTAA